The genomic interval TCGGTTCCGTGACTGATTTCATCACCCAAAACGAGCGAGTAGGGCGTGGCGCGATTGAAAATATTTTTGAGCTCCAACATCTCCACCGTAAACGTCGAAAGCCCTTTATAGAGATTGTCGTGGCTCATGATGCGCGTAAAAATCTTATCAAAAACGTTAAAACGCATCGAAGCGCAAGGAACGAAAAAGCCCGATTGCGCCATAATGACGGCAATGCCTAAACTCTTCATCAAGGATGATTTACCGCTAGAATTGATCCCGTAAAGCAAAATGCCCTGTACCGCATCGCTCGAACATGCTTCGATGGTGACGTGATCGTGCGTGATCGAAGGGGTGATCGAGCCTAGAAAAAGATCGTTGGGAATGTAAATGCCGTTTTCTTCGCGCGATTCGATCAAAGGATGGCGAAGCCCCACGACTTCGATAAAGCGGTTCTTCTCTTGCATCGGTAATACTTCGGGGCGCACGTAGTTGTATAAAACGGCGCATTTGGCGTTACTGAGCGCGACGTCGAGGGTTCCGACAAAGGAGATGAGATGCTCTAAACTTAAGGCGTAATGGGTCTCGATTTTTTCGAGTATTTCATCATAGCGTTGTTTAACCAAGGCGATCATTTGAACATTGTTTAGCGTGATTTCGTGGGAGATTTCCTCGATCAAAGAGGCGGAGATTTTGACGCTGTTTTTCAGTCGGCGAAACGTAAAATCTTTGAAAAAGTAGTGCTGTTCGCCTATCGTGATAAAACTTTGCATCAGTTTGTCTTCAATGAGGGCAAAACGGTTTTTACTGATCGAAATATAATGCCCCTCGCTCTCTAACCATTCGATGCTGAGTGTCGTGCGCTGGCTCTCGTCGAAAAAGCTTTCGATATGCTCGGCAATACGTTCGAGTGCCTTCATACGCTCGCTTTTAGCGTGTTCGATTTTATCGATTTGCGGAAAGATGCCGCTTTGAAACAGGTTTTCGTTGATCTGGTCTTTGCGAAATTTTGCGCATACGTCCAACACGAACGTTTTTTGGAGCATGCAAAGCAGGGCTTCGCTTTCGTCAAAAAGGTTTTTGGGAATCGCCATTTGTTTCAGTTCCGCTTCGCGCAAAATGCTCAAAAGCGATTCGAGCGACGTGGCGAGGTAATCGAGCTCCAAAGGGTGCAGCTTTTTGAGCGCGATGCGTCTTAAAATGCGCTCCAAATCGTACACTTGTTTGAGCGCAATTTCAAATTTTTTATAATCATTCATCAGTTGCGCGCTCAGATCGAAACGCTCTTGAAGCGTTTTAAGATCGCAAATAGGGTTTAAAAGGCGTTCTTTTAAAAGCCGTTTGCCGATAGCGGTGGAGGTCTGGTCGATGAGGTTCAGTAGGGTCATTTCGGAAGGATTGCGCGAAATAACCCCCAGTTGTTCGAGCGCGTTATTGCCGATGTAGAGGTAACGGCTGTTTCCAAGAAGGATCGGTCGGCTCATCTTTTCGATAATGCCGGCATCGTGCTCGATGATGAAATCGCACAAAATCGCCAACGATTCGCTGGCGTAAGGATAGCGTTCGATGTCGAGGTATTCGATGGGAGAGAGCAAAGAGCGAATCGCGTAAATGCGCCCGAAAAGTTCGTTCTGGTAGGCAACTTTAAGGCGTTCTGTGTTGAAGCTGTGCGAGACGCTCGACGTGATTTCAAGGTAGTTTTGCACCCACTCTTTATCGATGCTCTCGGTATTGAACGTGAGGACGATTTCGGATGTTTTGTAGGTTTGTAAAAGGTTGAAAATTTCATCGAGCGCGTAGGTTTTATCTTCTCTTGTGCCGTGAACTTCGTTGATAACGGTTTTGCCCGTACTGACGTCGATGGCGCTGTAGCCGACGGAATAAATGTGATGGTTGCAGTCGATCAGCAAGGAAACGAGGTAGTTTTCGCTCGATTCGATGACGTAATCGAAATTGGTTCCGGGGCTGATGATATTGGAGATGTAGCGTTTGACGTGAGGCGGTTCGCCTTTTTGACGTACTAAGACGATCGTGTATTTTTTAGCCTGAACCAAAACGGCTCAAATAGCGATCGAGCGAAACGGCGGGAATGCCCGCAAGCAGAGGATTTTGCACGGAGTTTTCTAAAATGGATTTGTTTTTACGCGTGAGTTGAATGTTGAGAAGTTCGCTCACCTCTTTGGCTTTGCCGATTTGGTGGGTTTCGTTGTTGACTTCGTAGGTTTCGAAAAAAGAGCCGATTTCCATAAAGACAATCGTATTTTTGCCGTATTTTTCTTCAAAAAAGAGCTGAAGATCAAAATAAATTTCGGTCAATAACTTCTCTTTAGAGCAAAGCATTTGTGCAATATTTTCAAACATTCGTATCGTTTTCGTCTCTTTAAAATGACTAGATTATAGCGCAGGAAAGCATAAAGTTTGGTTTGCCGCAAGCCGTTTTAAGGTACAATAAAAGGACATTTTGTAAAGGATAACCATGGAGATTGAAATTTCAACCCCCGCACTTTTATTTCCCGCCGTTTCGCTTCTTTTATTGGCGTACACCAACCGTTTCTTAGCCGTTGCGCAACTTGTACGGATGTTGCATCGACAATCCAGCGAGCGCGAAAATTGTGAAGAGTACAAACAAATCCAAAGCCTCAAACACCGTTTGGAACTGACCAAATGGATGCAATTTTTCGGCGTACTTTCCATCTTACTTTGCACTTTCTCGATGTTTGATCTTTTCTTGGGCATTTTAGAGTTAGGAAAAAAAATTTTTGGACTCAGTTTGATTGCGATGTGCATTTCGCTGTTTATCTCCCTTTGGGAAGTGATGATCTCGACGCGCGCTTTAAATATGGAACTGAGCGATATGCACGATCGCTGTAAAATAATCGAGGACAAATGAACCGATACTTGCTTGTAGGCGAAAAGAATCGTCTCAAAATCAACCGTTATACCGACAACGGCGTTTACCTGATCTGTGAAGACAAAGACGAAGTCCTCATGCCCAACCAATACGTGAGTTACGCGATGAAAGAGGGCGACGAGATCGATGTATTTGTTTACTTTGACTCGGAAGATCGCATCGTGGCAAGTACCACGTTTCCCAAGGCGATGTTGGATCAATTTGGCTGTTTTGAAGTGGTCGACGTAACGCCCTTTGGTGCTTTTTTGGACTGGGGCTTGCCTAAAGATCTGCTTGTTCCCAAAGCGCTTCAAAAGTTTCCGTTTTACGTGGGTATGAAGGTGATCGTTCAGGTCTGTTTGGACGATGAGACGGGGCGCATCATTGGCTCTCAAAAGTACAATGACTTTTTAAAAAAAGAGTTGAGTGCGTTGAAGCTCAAACAAGAAGTGACCGTATTGGTGCGCGAGCGAACTCCGCTTGGCTTTAAAGTGATCGTCAACAATCTTTACGATGGGCTCATTTTTCACAATGAGATTTTTGAGAACATTGAAGTCGGTGATGAAAAAGTGGGTTACATTAAAACCCTTCGCAAAGATGGCAAACTGGACATCGTGTTGCGTCCTATTGGCGATAAAAGCGATGAAGTCGCAGCCGCTAAAATCGTTGAGATTCTAAGCCTCACGGGAGGTGCTTGCGAGATGAATTACAAGAGCACGCCTGAGCTTATTTCAGATCGTTTTGGGCTGAGTCGTAAGGCGTATAAACGTGCTCTTACCAAACTCATTGAGGCGAAAAAACTTGAAGTGAACGATGAAGGTATGAAGCTTTTATGAGTCGTGTTGCCATCATTGGAGCGGGAGCGTCTGGGCTTGTGTGCGCCATCGAAGCTTCCCGCAAAGGACATAGCGTTACGCTGTTTGAGAAGAACAGCAAAGTCGGGCGCAAAATCCTCGCCACGGGCAATGGCAAATGCAATATCTCCAATGAAAAGATCAGCATCGAACGTTACCATGGCGCATCTGCAAGCTTTGCCAAAGAGGCGCTGAGACGTTTTGACACCTTTACATGTAAAACGTTTTTTCGCACGTTAGGACTGGAAATGCGCGAGGGTGAAGAGGGCCGTCTTTACCCGATGAGCCATCAAGCTTCGAGTGTGGTTGACATGCTTTTGCATGAAGTGAGGTCTTTACATGTAAACATTGTGCTTGAGTGCGAAGTCAGCAAAATCGAGAAAAAAAGCGCCGAATTTGTTTTACATGTAAACGCTCAAACGCATGTTTTCGATGCCTGCGTGATCGCCACGGGAAGTGTTGCTATGCCCACTCTGGGAAGTTCTGGCAGTGGGTATGGTTTTGCAAAAACCTTGGGACACAGCGTCATTGAGCCGTACCCTTCCTTAGTGCAGTTTGTCTGCGATGAGCCGCATCTCAAAGAGGTGAGTGGTGTGAAGATGGACGCGACTGTGGAGCTTTACATCGACAATCAAAAATGCCAAAGCGTGCAAGGCGATCTGCTCTTTACCGCCTATGGACTTTCAGGTTCGGCGATTTTAGATCTAAGCCGCAAAGCATCGCATGCGTTAGTTAGCCATGAATCCGTGCATGTCGTGCTCGATCTTTTGCCCACGCTTTCGCGTGAAGCACTGACCTCACTGCTTCAAAAAAGACTGAGTGTTGCCAAAGACAAATCGCTCTCATTGTGGCTTGAGGGGATGATCCCTAAAAAATTAGCCCATTTTATCATCGAAAACACAAAAATAGCGCATATCAAAGAAGCCTCAACACTGGGTGCAAAAGAGATCAAAAAGATCGTCTTTGCGTTGAAGGCATTGCGTTTACATGTAAAGGCGACCAAAGGGTTTGAAAGTGCCGAAGTGTGCGCAGGTGGCGTGGATGTGAGAGAACTGGATGCTAAAAATCTGATGTCAAAAAAGATACCCAATCTCTATTTTTGCGGCGAAGTGTTGGACATCGATGGCGATTGCGGTGGGTTTAACCTTCACTTTGCGTGGGCTTCTGGTTATGTGGTCGGGCAATCGTTGCATTAACATGAAAGCATTTCTTTCTCTTTTGTGTATGGCTCTGTTGGCTGGTTGCACGAGCACTTCGCTTTCGATCGCATCACTTCAAGCTCCTTTTTTTACCCCTGAATCAATTCCCACACCGCTTCCCTTAAAAGCGCAACATCGCCATCTCAATGCCACAGAGCCTCTTTGGATCGTGATCGAAGGCGATGGGCATGCGTGGAAAAGTGCTTCCATTCCTTCTTCTAACCCCACACCGCATGATCCTGTGGGTTGGAGATTGGCTACGTCCATTCATGCGGACAATGTGCTCTATCTTGCGCGTCCATGCCAATACTTGAATGAAATAGAGCTCAAAGCGTGCAGTGTCAGCGACTGGACAGACGGACGGTTTGCGCAAAAATGGGTTGTGATGATGAATGAAGCAATCTCCAACATCAAAGCACGCTACAGTTACTCTGAGATTATTTTGGTGGGCTATTCGGGTGGGGGAACGATGGCGGCACTTTTAGCGATAAGGCGCAATGATGTCAGTTTGCTGATAAGTGTGGCTTCGCCTTTGGACGTAAGTGCGTGGAGCGCGTATCATCACGTTTCACCTCTTGTGCTCTCTCTTGATCCTAGAGATGAGCATGCTAAACTCTCTACAATTGCTCAGATTCATATTGTCGGTCAAAAAGACAGGGTTGTGCCGCCTTTGTTGGCGCAGGAGTTTGTAGCAGGGTATGTGAGTTCGAAAAAAGCGCGTATCATCGAAGTGGAGGCAGACCATACGATGCATCTGCCTCTGGATCTGGTGGAAATTAGAAGGTCATTCTTAAACTCAATTGATGCGCAAGATAATCCTCTTTAGCTTCTAGTGTGTAACCAATGCGAACCGTGTTTTCTTTGTCTCGTAAACATTCATATGAGAGGTCTAATTGCACCGCATCTCTTGGTGCTTCGGCATTGGTGACGCTAAAGGTTGAACTGCCGCTGATAAATCCTGCTGTTGTGGTGGCTTCATCGGCAAATTCATGCAAGTAACGAAGTCCTACAAGATAAGTTGCGGCATTGCCATCGCGATACGCATATTCTGCTCCTACAATACTCTTAATTGAAGAGGCGTCATTGGCGTTTACATGTAACGCTCCCGAGCCTCCTTTCTCAGTATAGCTTTGCGTCCAGTTGTAGCTGTATTGAGCGCCTATCAAAGGTTTAAAACCACCTTGTATAGGGAAACCTACTTCAACTAAAGCTCCAAGAGCGTAGCCGTTGTACGAGCTCTCTTCAGTCTCATCAAAGCCAGAAAAGGAGACGACACGTCTGCCATCGTAGTGGTTAAAGGTTCCAATCACCGAACTGTTGAGCGTATAATCCTGCTCGGTTTTTCCATAATAAGCGCCTACATGTAAAGAGTTAACGGAGGTATTATCCCCTTGGCTTTCATCTCTGCCGTAACTTTTAGCCCCCGTGTATCCCCCAGAGAGTCCAAAAATCTCTGTGGAGCTTAGCTCTTGTTCATGCCCAAGTGCAACGCCCACGGCATCTACTCGGTACCCATCCGCTCCTTTGTAACTCTTTTGTTTCGCCGTATTGCCCAATATCTCCATCCAGTAGGTTCCCTCCGCTTCATCCCCCGCAGAAAGACCGCTTTGTGTTGGCGAGCTGATATTGTTCATTCGGTGTGAAAAGGCTCCAAAGAGTGTATTTTGAGCGACATTAACGGTTTGTGCAACGCTATTATTAGTCGTTGGGCTGAGCTGTTTCATCGCATTTTTAACCTCTTCGTTTGAGGAGAGCGCATAGAGGCTGCTTAAGAGCGATGAGGATTCATCGGAACCCAGTGCGTTCAAAAGTGCTTGATTGTTGGAACTCATCGCATTGAGCGTTGTGGTATCGTAGGTAGATGTCACGATAAGATCATTGCCTGTTTGGCTCAGTGAAAAATTAACAAGGGCTGAGGTGTCTAGGATACGGAGCTGAGAAACATTCGTATTTAGCGTTCCTGCCGATAAAATGGTGGAATTCAGACCGTTTGAGACACTGCCCACAATGACAGGTTTAATGATAGTTCCATCGGCTAATGTAACCGTACCCGAAAAACTGAGTGTCTCAGCAGACGTTCCACTTAAGTGTGTTTCAAGAATCGCGCCGCTTTGCGTTGTCAAATTTTCAAATCCACTGAGCGATGTACGAGCACTCAAGGTTTGGGCACTGCCTAAAACAACCGTATCATCACCCAATCCTCCCACAATCGTTCCACTAATCGTGCCCCCTAAGAGAGACAGCGTATCATCGCCATTCCCCAGATCAATCGCAAGTCCATTTTGCCCCGTAATAGTTCCGTAATTGGTTAAAGTATCGTCTCCAGCTCCCATTTGAATCGCCGCACCTGCGGTTGTGGATGAGAGTGCATCGACCAAAACGGCACTGCTTCCTCCGATTATGACACCCGTAGCGTTATTGACAATCACATCATCATAATCCCCAACCAATCCAATCGCCGCTTTGGTTGCTCCTTGAATCGTACCGCTGTTCGTAATGGTAACGACTCCTCCCACTGCAGTCGAGGTTCCTCTGCCTGAACTCATTACCGTACCATTGGCACCATCATCAATTAAAATACCAACCGATTGTCCGTAAATGGTTGCTCCTGCATAATTGGTAATCGTACCGCCACCCGCAGCAATTCCTTCAGCACCGTTGGCATAACCTGATGAATCCACACCACCCGCACCTAAGCCTTGAATCGTTCCATAGTTGGTAATGGTCGCAATACCATCAATGTCAACACCGTCACCGTCGCCGTTAAGGGATGTCGGATCATTTCCTGTGTAAACGTTCCCTGCTCCTGCATAACTTCCTGTAATGGTTCCATAGTTTATGACGGTTGCGGTACTATCACTGCCAACACCTGAGCCATTATTGCCTGTAATAACGCCTGTTGCATAGTTGGTGATCGTAGCGCTACTCCCATCGCCCAAATCAATACCATGACGAGGACCACTAATCGTACCCCAATTGTTAATAACGGCATTGGTTCTATCATCTTCTACTGCAACACCGTCGTAAGCACTAATATCATCATGCGAGCCATCTGCATCTTTCGTATTGACGATACCTGTAGAAATAATTGTTCCATAGTTATTTAATGTCACATTGCTACCAATGCGGATTGCATCATTATTGCTTGCAGAAATTAAAGCAGAAGAACCGATGGCAGAGCCATTGCTAATAGTGCCACCTACTGAAAAGTTTTTATCGGCTTTAATAGCACGACTACCATCAAGTGCCGTACCACTTTGAATGATGGAACCTTCGTTATTAAGAATAAACGTAGTAGCGGCTCGATCAAAACGGATTGCTTCTGAAGAGCTACCTCCTGAAGCTTCTATCACAGCACCTTCGGCGATCGAAATAGTAATATTGGGTGTTCCAGCGCTACTATCAATAGCCCTTCCTGAACTCACCAAAAGTGTTGCATCTTCTTGAAGCGTAACAGTGCTTGTTCCTGTTAGAATACTGATAGCACTTGTACTCGTTGTGTTGCTTGCAATTGTAAAATCAGTTGCATGTAACAGGGTGGCAGATAAAGTCAAAGAGAGCAAAGCATAGCGACTGTAGCGAATCATAAAATCCCCTTTGTGTGATCAAATCCAAATTTGCTAATAATCCTAAGAAAAGAGTATTACCATTTAATTACATTTTGGAAAATTTATTTATAATATCAACCCAATAGGTTTAACTATAGCTTTGTATTTTCTTTGTGAATTAAGGTACAGACAAGTAGAATAACAGCCTTAAACTCATAGTTTAGTGAGAGTAAGTCTTACGTATTATGTTCAAAAGAGGTGCCGTGTTTACGCTGAAATACGATAGTTTTGATAAAATTAAAAATAGCATTATTGCGAGGGTTATTTTATTTGCATGTGTTATGATTCTTATTGGGGGATTAACACGGTATTACCTCTCCGTCAATACCATCCATTCAAATCTTTTTAAAATTATTTCGATTCATCAAGAAGCGCTTGCCAACGAGGCGGCTAAAGAGATCACGCATGATATAGATGTTCGCAAAACGTTGCTTTCACACATCGCTTCTCACATGCCTTTAGGATTGCTTGAAAGTCCAAGTCAACTTCAAAGATGGCTTGGCGAGTTGCATGGGTTTAATCCGCTCTTCTCCAGTGCTTTGTTTGTGCTCAATGAAGAGGGAAGTTTGATCGCAGGGACGGGGGCTGAAATAGCAGAGGGTGAAAAAGCCTATGCGCACGATGATTTTTTTAAGCGTGCGTTTACCCAAGAGTTTGTGATTGGAACGCTGAAGGTCAGTAAGCGTTTAAACGAGCCTGTTCTTCCTATGGCGATGCCGATCAAAGATGATTTGGGGCATGTGCGTGCCATCGTGGTAGGCATGACGTATTACGATGCCACGTTTTTCAATCGTGTCCTCAATGGGCGCATTGGCAAGACAGGCGGTTTCTTGCTGATTGATGCGAAACAGCAAATTTTTATCGCAGCGGCGAACAAAGAGCTGATACTCAAACCCACGCCTCCAAAAGGGAAAAACCTCTTGCATGACAAAGCGTTGGAGGGTTTTAGAGGCAGTGGCATTACGATCAACACCGATGGTATTGAAGAGTTATCAGCGATTGCCTCCATTCCCAATACCGACTGGTTTGTTGTTTCTCGCATCCAGAC from Sulfurospirillum multivorans DSM 12446 carries:
- a CDS encoding DUF2721 domain-containing protein, with the translated sequence MEIEISTPALLFPAVSLLLLAYTNRFLAVAQLVRMLHRQSSERENCEEYKQIQSLKHRLELTKWMQFFGVLSILLCTFSMFDLFLGILELGKKIFGLSLIAMCISLFISLWEVMISTRALNMELSDMHDRCKIIEDK
- a CDS encoding CvfB family protein, encoding MNRYLLVGEKNRLKINRYTDNGVYLICEDKDEVLMPNQYVSYAMKEGDEIDVFVYFDSEDRIVASTTFPKAMLDQFGCFEVVDVTPFGAFLDWGLPKDLLVPKALQKFPFYVGMKVIVQVCLDDETGRIIGSQKYNDFLKKELSALKLKQEVTVLVRERTPLGFKVIVNNLYDGLIFHNEIFENIEVGDEKVGYIKTLRKDGKLDIVLRPIGDKSDEVAAAKIVEILSLTGGACEMNYKSTPELISDRFGLSRKAYKRALTKLIEAKKLEVNDEGMKLL
- a CDS encoding BaiN/RdsA family NAD(P)/FAD-dependent oxidoreductase; this encodes MSRVAIIGAGASGLVCAIEASRKGHSVTLFEKNSKVGRKILATGNGKCNISNEKISIERYHGASASFAKEALRRFDTFTCKTFFRTLGLEMREGEEGRLYPMSHQASSVVDMLLHEVRSLHVNIVLECEVSKIEKKSAEFVLHVNAQTHVFDACVIATGSVAMPTLGSSGSGYGFAKTLGHSVIEPYPSLVQFVCDEPHLKEVSGVKMDATVELYIDNQKCQSVQGDLLFTAYGLSGSAILDLSRKASHALVSHESVHVVLDLLPTLSREALTSLLQKRLSVAKDKSLSLWLEGMIPKKLAHFIIENTKIAHIKEASTLGAKEIKKIVFALKALRLHVKATKGFESAEVCAGGVDVRELDAKNLMSKKIPNLYFCGEVLDIDGDCGGFNLHFAWASGYVVGQSLH
- a CDS encoding autotransporter outer membrane beta-barrel domain-containing protein; its protein translation is MIRYSRYALLSLTLSATLLHATDFTIASNTTSTSAISILTGTSTVTLQEDATLLVSSGRAIDSSAGTPNITISIAEGAVIEASGGSSSEAIRFDRAATTFILNNEGSIIQSGTALDGSRAIKADKNFSVGGTISNGSAIGSSALISASNNDAIRIGSNVTLNNYGTIISTGIVNTKDADGSHDDISAYDGVAVEDDRTNAVINNWGTISGPRHGIDLGDGSSATITNYATGVITGNNGSGVGSDSTATVINYGTITGSYAGAGNVYTGNDPTSLNGDGDGVDIDGIATITNYGTIQGLGAGGVDSSGYANGAEGIAAGGGTITNYAGATIYGQSVGILIDDGANGTVMSSGRGTSTAVGGVVTITNSGTIQGATKAAIGLVGDYDDVIVNNATGVIIGGSSAVLVDALSSTTAGAAIQMGAGDDTLTNYGTITGQNGLAIDLGNGDDTLSLLGGTISGTIVGGLGDDTVVLGSAQTLSARTSLSGFENLTTQSGAILETHLSGTSAETLSFSGTVTLADGTIIKPVIVGSVSNGLNSTILSAGTLNTNVSQLRILDTSALVNFSLSQTGNDLIVTSTYDTTTLNAMSSNNQALLNALGSDESSSLLSSLYALSSNEEVKNAMKQLSPTTNNSVAQTVNVAQNTLFGAFSHRMNNISSPTQSGLSAGDEAEGTYWMEILGNTAKQKSYKGADGYRVDAVGVALGHEQELSSTEIFGLSGGYTGAKSYGRDESQGDNTSVNSLHVGAYYGKTEQDYTLNSSVIGTFNHYDGRRVVSFSGFDETEESSYNGYALGALVEVGFPIQGGFKPLIGAQYSYNWTQSYTEKGGSGALHVNANDASSIKSIVGAEYAYRDGNAATYLVGLRYLHEFADEATTTAGFISGSSTFSVTNAEAPRDAVQLDLSYECLRDKENTVRIGYTLEAKEDYLAHQLSLRMTF
- a CDS encoding sensor domain-containing diguanylate cyclase gives rise to the protein MFTLKYDSFDKIKNSIIARVILFACVMILIGGLTRYYLSVNTIHSNLFKIISIHQEALANEAAKEITHDIDVRKTLLSHIASHMPLGLLESPSQLQRWLGELHGFNPLFSSALFVLNEEGSLIAGTGAEIAEGEKAYAHDDFFKRAFTQEFVIGTLKVSKRLNEPVLPMAMPIKDDLGHVRAIVVGMTYYDATFFNRVLNGRIGKTGGFLLIDAKQQIFIAAANKELILKPTPPKGKNLLHDKALEGFRGSGITINTDGIEELSAIASIPNTDWFVVSRIQTKEAFVMEDNIKKTLIQAHIISLIIVPTILLLFLFFFFKPLRTSASLANKMSLGEVPLKPLPIKRMDEVGYLTVAFNRLMAMLLASQKELREIAHYDYLTKLPNRFLMVDRLEQALARCARNNTRLALLFMDLDGFKAINDSLGHSAGDQALIEVAKRFSALIRESDTLARVGGDEFVILLSDLESDVSSARNAARLVATKCAEALKEPFLFQGNAKILGVSIGMAMGDKESRVDNLMVEADTKMYKAKNAIHSNFTE